The Eriocheir sinensis breed Jianghai 21 chromosome 24, ASM2467909v1, whole genome shotgun sequence genome contains a region encoding:
- the LOC127003007 gene encoding forkhead box protein O4-like isoform X2, whose product MTSFFSLVKEEPDSGHDMETTPVALPPTSASMGGHTPPGGGARHVGMPPLQAMPLTPITPTSRQPPLRRMEIDPNFEPVARSRSNTWPLPCPEGYVESEEPVPVSGEGPVPVDQVRPPGTVGVLGDPAGGPPKKNTSRRNPWGNMSYADLIAQAIMSSPEGRATLSQIYDWMVQNVPYFKDKGDSNSSAGWKVRKVC is encoded by the coding sequence ATGACAAGTTTCTTCTCGCTGGTGAAGGAGGAACCCGACTCGGGCCACGACATGGAAACTACGCCGGTGGCGCTCCCGCCCACCAGTGCGAGCATGGGCGGGCACACGCCCCCCGGGGGCGGCGCGCGGCACGTGGGCATGCCGCCGCTGCAGGCCATGCCCCTCACGCCCATCACGCCCACGAGCCGCCAGCCGCCGCTCCGCCGCATGGAGATTGACCCAAACTTTGAGCCCGTGGCGCGCTCCCGCTCCAACACGTGGCCGCTGCCGTGCCCCGAGGGCTACGTGGAGAGCGAGGAGCCCGTGCCCGTGTCCGGCGAGGGTCCGGTGCCTGTGGACCAGGTACGGCCGCCGGGCACGGTGGGCGTCCTCGGGGACCCCGCGGGGGGGCCGCCCAAGAAGAACACGTCACGGCGCAACCCCTGGGGCAACATGTCCTATGCAGACCTGATCGCCCAGGCCATCATGTCCTCCCCCGAGGGCCGCGCCACGCTGTCCCAGATCTACGACTGGATGGTGCAGAACGTGCCCTACTTCAAGGACAAGGGCGACTCCAACTCCTCCGCCGGATGGAAG
- the LOC127003007 gene encoding forkhead box protein O4-like isoform X1 codes for MTSFFSLVKEEPDSGHDMETTPVALPPTSASMGGHTPPGGGARHVGMPPLQAMPLTPITPTSRQPPLRRMEIDPNFEPVARSRSNTWPLPCPEGYVESEEPVPVSGEGPVPVDQVRPPGTVGVLGDPAGGPPKKNTSRRNPWGNMSYADLIAQAIMSSPEGRATLSQIYDWMVQNVPYFKDKGDSNSSAGWKVNITVRFFWPGVIQVSRGPGECCRMNE; via the exons ATGACAAGTTTCTTCTCGCTGGTGAAGGAGGAACCCGACTCGGGCCACGACATGGAAACTACGCCGGTGGCGCTCCCGCCCACCAGTGCGAGCATGGGCGGGCACACGCCCCCCGGGGGCGGCGCGCGGCACGTGGGCATGCCGCCGCTGCAGGCCATGCCCCTCACGCCCATCACGCCCACGAGCCGCCAGCCGCCGCTCCGCCGCATGGAGATTGACCCAAACTTTGAGCCCGTGGCGCGCTCCCGCTCCAACACGTGGCCGCTGCCGTGCCCCGAGGGCTACGTGGAGAGCGAGGAGCCCGTGCCCGTGTCCGGCGAGGGTCCGGTGCCTGTGGACCAGGTACGGCCGCCGGGCACGGTGGGCGTCCTCGGGGACCCCGCGGGGGGGCCGCCCAAGAAGAACACGTCACGGCGCAACCCCTGGGGCAACATGTCCTATGCAGACCTGATCGCCCAGGCCATCATGTCCTCCCCCGAGGGCCGCGCCACGCTGTCCCAGATCTACGACTGGATGGTGCAGAACGTGCCCTACTTCAAGGACAAGGGCGACTCCAACTCCTCCGCCGGATGGAAG GTAAATATAACCGTGAGATTCTTCTGGCCAGGTGTGATTCAGGTGTCCCGCGGCCCAGGTGAGTGTTGCcgcatgaatgaatga